From a region of the Drosophila ananassae strain 14024-0371.13 chromosome XL, ASM1763931v2, whole genome shotgun sequence genome:
- the LOC6502104 gene encoding uncharacterized protein LOC6502104 — MGTFSKQADSNWEKKLALLSRVVVKYNKELDTRVNFPALQKAIDAIDEAMLGYQGDAKKELDKVRALNTTARRTYEKCVGLIFEWAVSASNTFKTVLPVIRVKDLSKDDRDILYTIVSESVTKGVHKIAASLELLEDVLKNASELSDLFKSIEHKVHDDFHSESGYYWKQKEELENKTHEIHRGRTALIFGGIGAIFTALGAIIFGPIGAAVGLAAGVAVAYGVKTLVEWNERKDPKEQLKGIQCCFEIITKKIKDAQKVLRDIIGALEEDRSNVIVLKGTCDSADQDKALLKMQSTVARNQFADNLKELQKQCEDYAKWHGYAAGK; from the exons ATGGGTACTTTCAGTAAACAGGCTGACAGCAATTGGGAAAAGAAACTTGCCCTCCTCTCAAGAGTAGTCGTCAAATACAACAAGGAGTTGGACACGCGGGTGAACTTCCCTGCGCTGCAGAAGGCCATCGATGCCATCGACGAAGCCATGCTGGGGTACCAGGGTGACGCCAAGAAGGAGCTGGACAAGGTCCGAGCCTTGAACACGACGGCGCGGCGCACCTATGAGAAGTGTGTGGGCTTGATTTTTGAGTGGGCTGTCTCGGCGTCGAATACGTTCAAGACCGTCCTGCCCGTCATCCGGGTCAAGGATTTGTCCAAGGACGACAGAGACATCTTGTACACAATAGTCTCCGAGTCGGTCACGAAGGGTGTGCATAAAATAGCAGCCTCCCTTGAACTATTGGAGGATGTCCTTAAGAATGCATCCGAGCTGAGCGACCTGTTCAAGTCCATCGAGCACAAGGTCCACGATGACTTCCATTCGGAGAGTGGCTACTACTGGAAGCAGAAAGAGGAGCTGGAGAATAAAACCCACGAAATCCATAGAGGACGAACTGCCCTAATTTTTGGAGGTATTGGTGCCATCTTTACGGCCTTGGGCGCCATAATATTCGGACCGATTGGGGCTGCTGTTGGCTTGGCAGCCGGAGTGGCGGTGGCCTATGGAGTGAAGACCCTGGTGGAGTGGAACGAGAGGAAGGACCCCAAGGAACAACTGAAGGGCATCCAGTGTTGTTTCGAAATCATAACGAAAAAAATCAAGGACGCCCAAAAGGTGCTACGCGACATAATAGGAGCCCTCGAGGAAGATCGCAGCAACGTAATCGTCCTTAAAGGGACTTGTGACAGTGCAGACCAA GACAAGGCCTTATTGAAGATGCAGAGCACGGTCGCCCGGAACCAGTTCGCTGACAACTTGAAGGAGTTACAGAAACAGTGCGAAGATTATGCCAAGTGGCACGGATACGCAGCCGGGAAATGA
- the LOC6502302 gene encoding uncharacterized protein LOC6502302, which yields MGSFHKEMYKDLECGLLGISRIMERYRCEWDRRVKFAELQWAIDEVRRYVGPGYEGRARERIERLDLLSRTARSNYQEGVGLMFKWCVRAGRQFQMALNLASEDPSKADLDIIRGVIVSAVEVGLDRALASLELLNDSHLEVSQAKDLLHSILHDVVDDFGPSGLYGRRRGSLQALMEEEQSEKNRIGISSLVVAFVPFGAAISLLGILAIKACEERIQSYKNRIDNMESLYWSSKRALEEARQVVKDGIELQLDEDIRHLTVLKAKIDEAHLARTFLKSKNPDIRALFVPVLGKLREQCQSFVEWHGSME from the exons ATGGGTAGCTTCCACAAGGAGATGTACAAGGACCTGGAGTGCGGGCTGCTGGGTATTTCGAGGATTATGGAGAGGTACCGATGCGAGTGGGACAGACGAGTGAAGTTCGCGGAACTGCAATGGGCCATCGACGAAGTCCGTCGATATGTTGGGCCGGGATATGAGGGAAGAGCCAGGGAGAGGATAGAACGGTTGGATCTTTTGAGTCGCACGGCCCGGAGCAACTACCAGGAAGGGGTGGGCCTGATGTTCAAGTGGTGTGTCAGAGCCGGCAGGCAGTTCCAGATGGCCCTGAATCTCGCCAGCGAGGATCCGTCGAAGGCGGACCTGGACATCATTAGGGGGGTGATAGTGAGCGCGGTGGAGGTCGGTCTGGACAGGGCGCTGGCGTCGCTGGAACTGTTGAACGATTCCCATTTGGAGGTCTCCCAGGCAAAGGACCTGTTGCATTCCATTTTGCACGACGTGGTCGATGACTTTGGTCCCAGCGGGCTCTACGGAAGAAGGAGGGGAAGCCTGCAGGCGTTGATGGAAGAAGAACAGTCGGAAAAAAATAGGATCGGAATATCATCACTTGTAGTAGCCTTCGTACCCTTTGGAGCAGCGATCTCTCTTCTGGGAATCCTTGCTATTAAGGCGTGCGAGGAGCGGATACAATCGTACAAAAACCGGATAGATAACATGGAGTCGCTCTACTGGAGCTCGAAGAGGGCACTGGAAGAGGCCAGGCAAGTAGTCAAGGACGGGATCGAGCTGCAGCTGGACGAGGACATAAGACACCTAACAGTTCTCAAAGCAAAAATCGATGAGGCCCACCTT GCAAGGACCTTTCTGAAGTCCAAGAACCCCGACATCCGAGCTCTATTCGTTCCGGTTCTAGGGAAACTGAGGGAGCAGTGCCAGAGCTTCGTCGAGTGGCATGGCTCGATGGAATGA
- the LOC6502303 gene encoding uncharacterized protein LOC6502303: protein MSWASPVPVQFYTQEDAIAEMTSEAEGKTSNSNFKLFKESILVLLNIIGECSGNSFLKLKLVELQDAIATIDSAMLLYPGSAKEKLDDLRSRSTKVHRSYSNCVNPVLLTSASVGKTLTSFLNVVDSQDLVASDEEILWSMMAQSLNNSKPNVSKSLDNLSILKTEVASLKVLFTQLRRNIEDDYTEYGTCTRAIKDLQSRDKRAHRHFRHIQEMKDFLKGLYKAALPSKKTDQTIDQGVDFLVENEPIESSEGLIKIFKSFLKRLQDKIDEANGIVDEVLRNLESFQQNFKEVAKVKSDDTFVTFLERNPGERDQLIRRMKDLDRACRVYQKLITGT from the exons ATGAGTTGGGCCAGTCCAGTGCCAGTCCAATTCTACACCCAGGAGGACGCAATCGCTGAAATGACTTCGGAGGCGGAAGGGAAAACTTCAAACTCAAACTTCaaactttttaaagaaagCATTCTCGTGCTTCTAAATATTATTGGGGAGTGCAGTGGGAACTCCTTTTTGAAACTGAAGCTGGTCGAACTGCAAGATGCCATTGCGACCATAGACAGCGCCATGCTCCTCTATCCGGGGAGTGCCAAGGAGAAGCTGGACGATCTGCGTTCCCGATCCACGAAGGTCCATCGCTCGTACAGCAACTGCGTCAATCCGGTCCTCCTGACCAGTGCATCGGTCGGCAAGACCCTCACCAGCTTCCTTAATGTCGTTGACAGCCAGGATCTGGTGGCGAGCGACGAGGAGATCCTGTGGAGCATGATGGCCCAGTCGCTCAACAATAGCAAGCCCAATGTATCGAAGTCGCTGGACAACCTGAGCATCCTGAAAACGGAAGTGGCAAGTCTGAAGGTCTTGTTCACTCAGCTGAGGAGAAACATTGAAGATGACTACACTGAGTACGGGACGTGCACCAGGGCCATAAAGGACCTGCAGTCCAGGGACAAAAGGGCGCATCGACACTTCAGACACATACAAGAAATGAAGGACTTTCTGAAGGGCCTTTATAAAGCCGCCCTACCCAGCAAAAAAACTGACCAGACCATCGATCAAGGGGTCGATTTTTTGGTCGAGAATGAACCAATTGAGTCCTCCGAgggtttaattaaaatattcaaatcctTCCTCAAGCGCCTCCAGGATAAAATAGATGAAGCCAACGGAATCGTGGATGAGGTGCTTCGGAATTTGGAAAGTTTCCAGCAGAACTTCAAAGAGGTCGCGAAGGTGAAGTCTGAT GATACATTTGTGACATTTTTGGAGAGGAATCCTGGAGAGCGGGACCAGCTGATTCGGCGCATGAAGGACTTGGACAGAGCCTGTCGTGTATACCAGAAGCTGATCACGGGCACCTGA
- the LOC6502105 gene encoding uncharacterized protein LOC6502105: protein MVSTADSPEPPNPEAQLAPSDAHVVDETLKTLTKILEELARDVDSQMGLADLQKAVDKIDRNTLGYLGEAGRGPRLDQLRTDHTLVRHAYRRSTEQMLEWSAFAASTLETLIPLLDEPVASPADQERFWGTVAGALGTGLERARTSLNHLQGLEATALEKQFRAMLESLRHDFGPDGVYGRRMRELQAPPADKEPPAKQTRPQPGVIETAKELSVKLLQESPPPGSLWSSLVVGGVAEHASKGEPTGISKWCQKIVFGSNPKPKPKKVDQEELGRIETLQRVLTRNINEAIDITEKLIHRLEADKRRLATLGQLNSRDQNAGTLLVAHPELRDGLVPRLKVLKRACLSYRK from the exons ATGGTTTCGACCGCCGATTCCCCCGAGCCCCCGAACCCCGAGGCCCAGCTAGCGCCTAGTGACGCCCATGTCGTGGATGAAACCCTAAAGACTCTGACCAAGATCCTGGAGGAACTCGCGAGGGACGTCGACTCGCAGATGGGGCTGGCCGACCTGCAGAAGGCGGTCGACAAGATAGACAGGAACACGCTGGGCTACCTGGGAGAGGCTGGGAGAGGGCCCAGGCTGGACCAGCTGCGGACCGACCACACCCTCGTCCGCCACGCCTACCGGAGGAGTACAGAGCAGATGCTCGAGTGGAGTGCCTTCGCCGCCAGCACCCTGGAGACCCTGATTCCCCTCCTGGACGAGCCAGTCGCCTCTCCGGCAGACCAGGAACGGTTCTGGGGGACGGTTGCCGGAGCACTCGGCACTGGCCTGGAGAGGGCAAGAACTTCCCTCAACCACCTACAGGGCTTGGAGGCCACCGCTCTGGAGAAGCAGTTCCGGGCCATGCTCGAGAGTCTCCGGCACGACTTCGGCCCGGACGGCGTCTACGGCAGGAGGATGCGGGAGCTGCAGGCTCCCCCAGCTGACAAGGAGCCTCCAGCCAAGCAGACCCGACCTCAACCAGGTGTCATAGAGACAGCAAAGGAGCTCTCGGTGAAACTCTTGCAGGAGAGCCCTCCTCCAGGCTCCCTCTGGTCCAGTCTGgtggtagggggcgtggcagaaCACGCTTCCAAGGGAGAGCCAACGGGGATATCTAAGTGGTGTCAGAAGATCGTATTTGGAAGCAACCCCAAGCCGAAGCCGAAGAAAGTCGACCAAGAAGAGCTGGGCAGGATCGAGACCCTCCAGCGAGTCCTGACTAGGAACATTAATGAGGCCATTGACATCACGGAAAAGCTGATCCACCGCCTGGAGGCCGACAAGAGGAGGCTCGCCACTCTCGGCCAGCTCAACTCCAGGGACCAG aATGCAGGCACGCTTCTGGTGGCCCATCCGGAGCTGCGGGATGGTCTAGTTCCACGTCTGAAGGTTCTGAAGAGGGCGTGTCTCTCCTACAGGAAGTAG
- the LOC6502304 gene encoding uncharacterized protein LOC6502304, with translation MVSTADSPEPPNPEAQLAPSDAHVVDETLKTLTKILEELAKDVDSQMGLADLQRAVDEIDRNTLGYLGEAGRGPKLDQLRTDHTLVRHAYRRSTEQMLEWSAFAASTLETLIPLLDEPVASPADQDRFWRTVAGALGTGLERAGTSLNHLQGLEATALEKQFRDMLESLRHDFGPDGVYGRRMRELKAPPADKEPPAKQTRLQPGAIETGEELSEKPLQESPPPGSLQESSCAAEGLVVGDVAEHASKGEPAGISKWCQKIGFGSNPKPKSKPKPVDQEELGRIETLQRVLTENIEDAIAFTKKLIHRLEADKRRLATLGQLNSRNQNAGTLLVAHPELRDGLVPRLKVLKRACLSYRELRCG, from the exons ATGGTTTCGACCGCCGATTCCCCCGAACCCCCGAACCCCGAGGCCCAGCTGGCGCCTAGTGACGCCCATGTCGTGGATGAAACCCTAAAGACTCTGACCAAGATCCTGGAGGAACTCGCGAAGGACGTCGACTCGCAGATGGGGCTGGCCGACCTGCAGAGGGCGGTCGACGAGATAGACAGGAACACGCTGGGCTACCTGGGAGAGGCTGGGAGAGGGCCCAAGCTGGACCAGCTGCGGACCGACCACACCCTCGTCCGCCACGCCTACCGCAGGAGTACTGAGCAGATGCTCGAGTGGAGTGCCTTCGCCGCCAGCACCCTGGAGACCCTGATTCCCCTCCTGGACGAGCCAGTCGCCTCTCCGGCAGACCAGGACCGGTTCTGGCGGACGGTTGCCGGAGCACTCGGCACTGGCCTGGAGAGGGCAGGAACTTCCCTCAACCACCTACAGGGCTTGGAGGCCACCGCTCTGGAGAAGCAGTTCCGGGACATGCTCGAGAGTCTCCGGCACGACTTCGGCCCGGACGGCGTCTACGGCAGGAGGATGCGGGAGCTGAAGGCTCCCCCAGCTGACAAGGAGCCTCCAGCCAAGCAGACCCGACTGCAACCAGGTGCCATAGAGACAGGAGAGGAGCTCTCGGAGAAGCCCTTGCAGGAGAGCCCTCCTCCAGGCTCCCTCCAGGAATCAAGCTGCGCCGCCGAGGGTCTGGTGGTAGGGGACGTGGCAGAACACGCTTCCAAGGGAGAGCCAGCGGGGATATCTAAGTGGTGTCAGAAGATCGGATTTGGAAGCAACCCCAAGCCGAAGTCAAAGCCGAAGCCAGTCGACCAAGAAGAGCTGGGCAGGATCGAGACCCTCCAGCGAGTCCTGACTGAGAACATTGAAGATGCCATTGCCTTCACGAAAAAGCTGATCCACCGCCTGGAGGCCGACAAGAGGAGGCTCGCCACTCTCGGCCAGCTCAACTCCAGGAACCAG aATGCAGGCACGCTTCTGGTGGCCCATCCGGAGCTGCGGGATGGTCTAGTGCCACGTCTGAAGGTTCTGAAGAGGGCGTGTCTCTCCTACAGGGAGCTGCGCTGCGGATGA